In Alosa sapidissima isolate fAloSap1 chromosome 5, fAloSap1.pri, whole genome shotgun sequence, the genomic stretch CCTAATCATAACTAACCTTGTACTCTCCTTCTGTTCTATTTCAGATACGGGTTAATCCTATCCCAGAAAAAAAGCCAGGCAGCCAAAACTCTCCCAGCATCATCTGTGTTTGGAGATGATTCTGACGAAGAGGTAATGAACTGTTGAAAGTAATGCGACGTTGACTTTATTACTCAGGTTAGCTAGTAAACATGGTTAATATATGTCTACCAATGTAATGTATCAAAGATTGTTAATGTTCTCGGGACATGAATAAAGAATGTAGGTCATGTTTACTTGCCTTGTTATATATGATTACTTTGAAACAAAGTAGCTGCTGGGTGACTGACCAGTCAACTGACAGTGTAAACATGTTTTTCCTTAGACATCAGTTGGGAAGAGTTTGCAGAAGGAGGCCATTAAGAAGAAGATGATGAAACAGGTAGGATGACTGTTAATTAAATGAAAAACAGTATGAATGCCAAATGTGACTTCTGCCACTGTTTTGTTTATTACCTCAGTCTCCCCAACTACCTGTTGTGACTGAGTGTACAAAAtggttttgttattttgttattaGACCAAGCTGGAGATGCATAAAGCACTGGAGCAGGACAGTAGTGTTTACGAGTATGACAGTGTGTATGATGATATTCAGAAACAAAGGCTTGAGAGTCATCAGAAAATCCTTGGAGGCACAGACAAGAAGGTAAGTTTGAAATTCCTGTTAGTTTTACCTACATGCTATGCTATATGCTGTACCCCATGCTTTTACTTAATTTCAACAAACAATTGCACTTTGCAGTTAAATTACCAGGGAAGCTCAAGAAATATGAATTATTGTAACTGAAATGAAGTGTCAATAGATATTAGAATATCAAGGTGCCATAACCTGTTTTTGAATCTCTTCTATCCAGCGCCTCACATTTGTGTGTAATTTGTTTTTTACAAATTCCCCCGCAGCCCAAGTACATAAACCAGTTAATGAGAGCAGTAGAGGAGCGGAAAAAGGAACAGGAGCgtagagatgagagaaagatcCAGAAAGAAAGGGAAGCTGAAGGGGAGAAGTTTGCAGACAAGGATGCCTACGTTACATCTGCTTACCGGCAAAAGctcaaagaaagagaggaggaactggagagagagaagagggaggaggcgATGGAAGGTAAGAAACACATGTGATTATTTGAAAGATGTAATCAAATACCTCCACATATCTTGACCCTATGAAGAGTCATGTTAAATGTGTACTCCTTTGTTTAAAATATCACAGATAAGTAGTAACAGGAAGATGGGAGGTGTGTGTCCACATTAAAAAATGTTACCTTGACCTCAGTATCATGTTGTTTGATGATTGGACATGGCTGGAACATGCTAGTTGGGGCATCCTTGAGCGACTCAGTAATGCTTTGTGATCTTGTGTATTGGCATATAGATTTACCAGACCCCAATCTGTGCTATCTTGTTTGTGTTCGAATACTGTAGCTGCCTTGGATGTGAAAAAGCAAAAGGACCTTAGTGGGTTTTACCGACACCTGCTGAATCAGCAGGTTGGAGAAGAAGCAATACCTGATGGGACTACTCACAGGTAAGCCACAGAGTTACACTGAGAATGCAGACTTTAGAGCATGGTGTATTTGCTATAGTTCATAACTTGGCAATCTTGTTCACCACAGACATTATCAAAATTCTCCTATCTTAGTTTTAAGGACCTTTTAGTATAGTAAACTGACAGTGCTTAAGAGCACTTCCTTAAGTCCTCTTGATATTAATCTGCTGTTTCTCTCAAAGGGATGTGAAACCAAAGGTGAAAGAAGAGTTTacacctcctccatctcctcctcctccacgtgACATTGACTCTGCCGACGAGGACGAGCCCAGAGACGTGAAGACCGAGTTTAACAAGTCGTCCCACAACAGCGGCCATTCCAAGCGGCAGTACAGGAAACAGAGATCCCCCTCACCAGGCAGTAGAGAAGAGGACAGCAAAGACAGGGaccgagagaggaagagggacagagagagggatagagacagagagagggatgacagGCACAGTCATAGAAGGGATGAGAAGGAGcacaggagggagaaagaaagggatcgagagagagatgatgatcggagtagaggaagaaaggaaaaggagagggaggacagaCACGGGAGGGGGGAGcctagagacagagaaagagagagagatagagataaggctagaaatgaagagagagagcgtgagggcAGAGAACAAGGGAGCcacaagaacagagagagagagaaccaacaAGAaggaaccaacaacaacaacaatgacgaCAACAGAGCCCAGAACGACAAAAAGGAGCGAGAGAAAAcgtcagagaaagagaagagtgaggaaaagaaaagagagacgcCCGATGAGGAGACGGCTGCAGCCAGCACCGCCCCTGAGCCCAGTAAGTTTGCTAAACGCAGCAACGAGCAGACGGTCAGCTCGGCCAGGGAGAGGTACCTGGCCCGCCAGATGGCGCGGACAGCAGAGAAGTCCTACATTGAAAAGGAGGAGGACTGAAAGACGGAGGCAGAGACTCGGAATATGCTTATTAAGGATGAAATGGAGGGGGTTGGAATGGGATACTTGGTCATTCCGCTTGGTGGAATCTAGAGGTGGAAATGACAAAGTGAGGGTGATTGTAAAAgttgttctttttttgttcATGTACAGAAATGTCTTTTGTGAATAAATCTTCCACTAGTTGTGAAAAGTGGTTAACACTGTACTTTGATTGATGTTTCCAAGTCTTTGCATTTGCACACAGTATTAATTATCCATATGCCTGCTGGCAAATTATcaccaaatgcaaatgtaatAAAAGGTACAGTAGGTGTCACTAGCTATAATGATCCATATCATTATATCCATACCTAGAACAAATATATCTGGAGGTAGTGCAGTATATGTTTTTTTACACCCATCTGcccattttcatattacacatCAACTACATGTCATTCATCCTAAGAATTATTGTGCATCAGTTAACAGATATTCCTTTAAAATATATGTAGAATTATAATGTATCAGCGTATACTTTTAGTTCCAAAATCTATTAATCTTTTATTCAATCAAGTTTATATTATCCACTATCTGAAAGGACCAGCAGAAAACTTGATTTCCCATAATGCTACAGTATCTGGTGAGTTGTACACGTTGCATCTCGCGATAGCTACGCAGTCGCTTGCCAAGGAAGCGTGGGTTTTCATTCAGGTTCGCTAGGTTAGGTTCTTGAAAGTTTTCTTGAAATGTCGGTGAGTACAATACCTCTCTATTATAACAACGTTTCCATTCACTTTTTATTTGTATAAGGAACATGGGTCTAGATAAGTTATTTAGCCTGCAGAAGTTACGTTGACACAGATGTCTGCCAGCTAGCAAAATGACGCAAATGCTAGCTAACGTTAAGGCAATGGGACCATGCCTGTGTTGTTGCCATTCTCATGGGGTGTCTTAACGATGTTTTAAGATCAGCTGTTCTTTTGTAAGATCAGTGTTTTAGGCAGTATTGTTGTTTTTTAGTTGAGAGCTTTTTTGCAAGTTTGAATTAAATACCTCTGTTAGCACTTAATGAATATGACAAAGCTAGTTAACTCACTCAGCAGTACTGTCAGCATGATTGGAAAGTCCAACCAGCTGTCATTACAAGCATTATTGCGCAAATAGCAATAAGCACTGTCTCAAAATTAAGAAAATAACTGTGTTGCATACCGCTTTATTCTTGTTTAATGTTCCTGgaatgatattttgtgaaaaTCATGATTTATTATCATTGCCAATGCATTGCATCAGCTATTGTTACTTTTGAGTTGTTGCCCAGTTTCGTTAATAAGATGCCAGTGATATCAGCggtgtttgtttcttttctgcAGGAACGAAAAGGAACTGCTAAACTCGATTACCTGAAAAAGATCGAGGAAGAGATTCAGCAAAAATGGGATAAAGAGAAAGTATTTGAAAGCAATGCTCCGACCACACTTGGGGAGAGTAAAGAGTGAGTTTCtaacagtttgaatgaagtcgTATTGGA encodes the following:
- the nsrp1 gene encoding nuclear speckle splicing regulatory protein 1 codes for the protein MAAPVKKYGLILSQKKSQAAKTLPASSVFGDDSDEETSVGKSLQKEAIKKKMMKQTKLEMHKALEQDSSVYEYDSVYDDIQKQRLESHQKILGGTDKKPKYINQLMRAVEERKKEQERRDERKIQKEREAEGEKFADKDAYVTSAYRQKLKEREEELEREKREEAMEAALDVKKQKDLSGFYRHLLNQQVGEEAIPDGTTHRDVKPKVKEEFTPPPSPPPPRDIDSADEDEPRDVKTEFNKSSHNSGHSKRQYRKQRSPSPGSREEDSKDRDRERKRDRERDRDRERDDRHSHRRDEKEHRREKERDRERDDDRSRGRKEKEREDRHGRGEPRDRERERDRDKARNEEREREGREQGSHKNRERENQQEGTNNNNNDDNRAQNDKKEREKTSEKEKSEEKKRETPDEETAAASTAPEPSKFAKRSNEQTVSSARERYLARQMARTAEKSYIEKEED